The sequence CTGTGTATGTAGTACTCCCTCCCCTTCCTTGAAAATGTAGTTAAATTTTAAAGTATTTGATTTCGTAAAAGTACAAGATGTATACATGTTTTACGATGGTGGAAAGTAGGTGTTGATTTACGATTGACAATACCAGCAGCGGCTGATGCTGCTGCTAGCCACTCGCTATATGGCAGTGGAGAAGCGACTTCCATACAAAAGGAGCACTATTTTTTTTTGACAACGGGAAACCCCCTATTTCATTAAAAAATAGAAACCGATCACAgttcttacaaaattcccgacttAACCAACAACTGCAAGCCGATAAGCCTACTACATTATCAGCTACGCAGTGTTATAAAATCCAACTGAAGGAACATAGCAAACCAGAAGTAATCTGAAAGACTAACAGTCATCTATGGAGATCAACTAGGGACAGTTCCCAAAAGCAGCCTGACCCGCCAATACCAGCGACGActaaagctagtttttatctaccAAAGCAGATAAGCTGAATACATCCAAGAACAAAAAGATGCATAAGCAGCAGCAAAATGTCACTGGAGGCGTCTATCGACCGGCTTCCAACCATATATTTTAATTACATCATTTTTTATGATAGTAATCATGTTTAAGCTGCTTAACATGATTATTAGGTATTATTGTAGTACAAATATCATAAAAAATGATAAATAAATATTAAATAACTTGCTTATAATGTATAGGGGAATGGTTGAAGATGGAGAGGTCTAAGATGTAATAAGATATAATAGAAAGTATAGGTAAAGGGAGATGAATATGGGGAATAGCTCGTGATATAACCCGAGCTGGACTTCTACTCCCTCTGTCATAAAATAAATCTACATATCTCGCATTTGAAAACAGTTAAATAATCTAAACTTCGATCAAATATATGTTAAAACTATTAATATTCATGGTGCTAGCTATATAGTCACTATTGAATTAACGGCATCATATCTTTTATAGTAACGGACGTACAGATATCGATACTGATATCTATAAATATAATTAAAGTTGAGGTTGATTATTTTGTCGAAATATGAAATAAAGACTTTTTCTTTTTGAAGGGAGGCTAGCCAGCAATAGCAAGCAAGTAGAGGGTGGCCGGATGGATATAGGCCGgcgggagagaggagagggggaaTAGGTGTGTATCTCGGTTGGTTGGTGCTGCTGATTATTGGATCTGGATCGTACGTCGCGCGAGCGAGTGCGGGCGCCGGTCGTCGATCGATCGTAGGCTCATAGGTTATGGGGCCGTGGTTCGTCGAGGAGCTAGCGATGGAGAGAGCACATGGGGTGTTTTGCTCTCGGCGTTGGACGACCTAGCGAGCTGCTCCTGATAGCACGTACTCGGATATGGTGGTCACCGCGCTCACCACCAGGCACCAGCTGCCTGCTTCTCCTCCTCGTCGTTACCTGCAGACAAATAGGTAGCCAGCAGATCGAGAGGTCTCGGATCAGCCGCTCTCCGGTATATGCGCTCCATCGCTAATCTGTTTAGCCTCCCAACAAGCAAGGATTATACATTGCTTCGCGCGCCTTGCTTCGTGCCATCATATGAATACAGTACCAAAATCCGACTCGAGTACTTTGCGCTTTACCGAGTGATAAAACAATTCTTTATTATATAAAGTTTATTCACTAATTTTAAAACATATAATTTTTACAACTTATAGCAAACAAGCAACCCTAACTTTTAGCAGCCTAAGTTATTTTCGATGGCCACGTGGAAACCGTTAGAAACGAGATGCTTAGTTTCATTGGTCATGTCTCAGCCACCAAAAATAATATTATTTTTGATGGCCACGTGGAAACCGTTAAAAACGAGATGCTTAGTTTTATTGGTCATGTCTCAGCCACCGAAAATAATATTATTTTTGATGGCCACGTGCTAGCCGTAAAAAAACGCTGTCAAAAATAACACTTCCCCGCATCATGCACATCAAGCACATGAGATTTGTCGATCCATAATTGTTTATTATTTGGATAGCCTCCAAGTGGTCTATGTAGCATGATATTTATGACGAGATATTTGGTTTGAATGAAAATTTGATGCCATaacttgcattattctccactacACATATTCAAGTGTGCAGTGAAGGTGGAGAACAATGGGATTTGTTAGAATATAATATAGGTGAATTGTTCAACTTCTCCCATCAATTTAAGTTTTTGTGTTGAATTGGTTGGTGCATTCAACTTAATATGATATCAGAGACAGAGATATCGGGTTCGAATCCTAGTTAGcataattaaataaaataattgttcCTCGCACCTATATTCCATGTCAGAGACCACAAAAAGACTCGATGTGAGTTAAATTGGTTGGTACATGCAACTTAATAAACTTGTTCAGGGCCCTATAGAATTGTCATAATCCTGCGTCACTGTTTCCATCTAATGCAAAAAAAAGTAAAATTGTGAACAAATAGGGGGATTGATTTTTACAATCGATAAGTTCCCGATGTCCGTGTAGGAAGTGGCAGAACGTGAAGTTATTCGATAAAGTTTATAGGCAGTAAACATTTGTGTCAAAATAGTTTTATGGCAGCGTGCGTGTTTCATAGAAAACACAGCGAGAAACCTACCACAACTTTAGCAGGAGAGATATGTGACCAATAGTTAACCTCAACGTTGAGGAGGTTAAGGCCACACGGTCGCCCGCCGCACCGTACGTCAACGAGGAGCAACGTACGTAGCGCGCGGCATCGCCATTAATTTCCTCTCCCCCGGCGCAGCGCAGGCGCCCATGACCCCGCCACATGACTACAGCGACGTGGTTCTGCGCGACCCCCCCACCCCCACGCCGTCAGCGAAACCGATGGATCGGCCCTCGTATATCTGGCGAAATATGACTGATGGCAACGGGCGGGCAGAGCGCCGTAGCTACCACCATGACGTACCGTCACCGCCGAGAAGAAGCTAGCAGCGTCCAGGCAGGccatggagagagagagagagagagagctgtgCAGTAAATGGGTGTCACGGTCTGGAGTGAAGCCTGCCGGCCCCCATCATGGAAGTTCATGTGTCTAGGCAATGATTATTAGCTCCGAAACAGTAATTTTGTCTTTATGAAGCTTTGTGGTCCTTGCAATTAATCACTACGTACGTACTATGTATATATACGTGTTGCTACGAATACATGCACATATATACAACGATACACACCATGTTTTATGAGCACCTTCGAATATATGGTTGGCCCGaccgcccgagaaggtctcgagtTAGCAAATTAAGTCACTACATGAGGATGCAATGCATGCGCTGCTAGTGTTTAATTTGTCTACAAACTCTAGCAGCAGGACCTGTGAGACCGCCAATTAAGCACCGGATAAAATCTAATTTTGTAATAACCAAACCTGTACCCCTAATCAGAATTTGTTATAAGGATATACTGAATCTACGGGTTAGATTATGACCAGAACAAATGGGAATTCTTTGTGTCTATGGCACTAAAAGATAAGGCCGCCTGCAAGGGTGTCCTGCCGTCTCTGGAGCTGTCTCTGTCGATTAAAGAGAGCACATGACAGCTCATCATGAATGGTGTGATACTCTGTTTGTAATGGCTCGATCGATCTCTGCCTTCCTTTTCTAACTGTAATTCTAAGGTGTGAACAAACTGTAGCTGCCTTGCACCTGTTAGCCATGGAAAACATTCAAGTTCTCGCGAGTGCTTTCCTGTCAGCTACCATTGAAATACCGCTTGCTCGTACGACACGGCGGCCTGTTTAGCGCGGGGTTAGGTTTGCGGCGGCCCACGGTTGTATCGCGTCGAGACGAAGCGGGTAAACGACGATGGTGCTGCCGTCGTCGGTGCCGCCCAACAAGTCAATTCAAGGTCGCCTCAGAATTACCAGCGTGCCCCTCCTGGTCTAGGTCCGGCCGGTCCACGCACGGCAGGGGCGCACAGCCCGATGTTAAAGTTTCGGACCCGCGCTCGATCGTTTTTTCCTCGTGTCAGTCATGAAAGCTCTCCTATATATCCTCACTCGGCCGCGAGGACCGACCGACCGACCGACGACTTTTACTTCCACTCcgtcgtatatatatatatagtatactAGTGCGTCTAGCTCGGCACTCTTCGCCCCTCTTCCTTGGTCCAATGGCGTCGTCTCTCGGCTCCGACGACAGTGCCGGCTCCGCCGCCGCCGTCTGCTGCATGTGCGGCGACCATGGCCTGCCGCTGGAGCTGTACCGGTGCGACCTCTGCCGCATCCGTACACAGCACAGGTACGAGTACGACCGACCATCAATATATACTCCTCCCATCGCGATATGAGACGACGGCCGCACTCCCGAGTCCCGAGCCTTCCGCGCGCGCGCTGACTAAAGGAAAACGCACGCATCCGTCGTCAGGTACTGCAGCGACCTgtacccggcggcggcggcggcggggccgTACCGGAGCTGCAACTGGTGCCTCAGGCAGGGCGGCGCAGACGTCGGAGGGGGTTGTCATTCGCCGTCACCGGTTAATAAGGTGTCCGCGGCGGCAGGAACAGGAACCAGACGGAGGATCAGCATCAACGGTTCTCGTGGCGACGGCGAGTCGGCGACCGCTATGGATGCTCCAGCAGGTCAGCGTTCTCGGCGGACCCCAGGAAGCCGATCAAGAAGCCTGAAAAGGGCCGTGAAGAAAGAGCGGTGCAGCGGCCGGAGCCGGTGCTCACGACGTTGTCTAAGGAAACGAGGGGGGTGGTGCAGCCTGCCAAGCCGCGGTTCAAGGTGAAGAAGGTGCGGCGGTACAAGTTACTCGCGGAGGTGATCTGCTAGTATCAGTAATTTAGTATAGTAGTAGTCAGTGGCGGAGGACTAAATAAAATTAAGATATAGACTGGGTCGCTGGGCCATTGTAGTTTGGATGAATTGCTTATGAAATATTACTTATTAGTCTATGGTTAGCAGATCATGTATATAGTCATGTAAAATAATTTTTACTATAGGATGTACTATTTATAGAATGAACTCTAAAGTAAAAGATTATATAAAGTAGCAAGCTTCTAGAGATAACCTTAGAATTAGTGTGGCCTAAATAATATAAGTGGCATGTCTTCTATCTCAGGTTAATTACCGAATAGCCACGGTGGCATGTCTTCTTTCTTAAGTTGCACCGAACAGCCATGGTAACTAGCAGCTTGCAGACTTATACAGTAGTAGTATTAGAGGGAGAGTAGAAATATGGCTATGCAAAGGATACCGACAGCCGTTGTCCCTGTTAGAAAGTTAACTTGTTCACCAAACGAAAATACAATTTGTTTAAGTAAAAAATTATGTATTCAGTCTAATGGATTGATTATATAGAGTATATAGCATTAATATTGTATGTAGGTAGATAATATAGTCATGTTTTTGTTTACTCTAACATCTCCAATATAGCCACAGTGAGAGTATCCTGGATGGTGAGGCTAGAGAAGAGGTACCATAGATTGTCTAAGTCAGTAGACCCATGGTATAAATAGGTTTATATTTTAACATGCCATAGTCAGAAGTGGGAGCACGACGAACATTTATAGTGGACATAAATTCAAAAGGTCAAATACCAACTATCGATTGGTGAAGATGTCAGCATACTGTAACAAGATAGGAACATGCAAGACACAAACTTCATCAAGGGTGACACGTTCACGAACGAGGTGTAAGTTATAAGTTAAACTCCACATGCTTCAAGGGTGACACATTCACGAACAAGGTATAAGTCAATCTCCACATGCTTACTTTGTTGGTGCTGGATGAGGTTGGTCAAGAGGTAAATGACACTGATGTTGTCAATAAACAGGGTGACATGGTGGATAGGATCATAGTGAAGCTCCCCAAGGAGATAGCACAACCTAGCTTCAGCAACACGTCATTGTTCATGACACaaatactcggccacgttgttaaaGCTTCAAGTTTTCATGACGACTTTTTATAGTATGAAAAAACAGGCTGTACGTGAAGAGGAAGACCACTCGATCGTTTATTTCCGGTGAAATTACGTTGGAGCCCCTCCGACTCTTGACTTCTAGAGTCCCTGCTCTTGCTAGGCGCGCCCGAGTCCACGGTAGCCATGACGTACATCCCTTATACTTTCTTTAGCAGCCACTACACAAGTCCAGACTGCAGACAATGAAAAGTCGTCGCCAACACCCGTGCATGCGCGCGTGGTCTACTCGCTCGTTTAATTTCTTGTGACGACCCTCGCGTGCCTGTCACGAAAGCTGCAGCCCTGTCGTCTGTCGCCCGTGACGACTGATCGCCGGCGGCCTCGTACGGACGCCTATATATCTTCAGTCTATTGATGCCAAACTCAATCTATAGGCTCGAGCCCATGGTGTCACCCGGCtccaacgacgacgacgacgacgacggccgcgcctccgctgccgccgccgtctGCTGCATGTGCGGCGACCAAGGGCTGCCGGGCGAGCTCTTCCAGTGCGCCCTCTGCCTCCGGCGGCTGCAGCACAGGTACGGTTTCGGAACATGCACGACCGACAACAGAGATCGAGTACATGTACACGCATGGATGCCTTTGCCTGCAATTGCTTCCGTTTTGCCATTCTTTAACGTTAatcgtccgtcccccggccggccggccggccgattcttaaatcttgcatgcgTTGTCTCTCTTGTCTGTGTGCTTACGTTACGATCATGCAGATACTGCAGCGCCGAGTACCCAAGGACGGCGGCGTACTCGGTCTGCAACTGGTGCCTGACGACGACAGATAAGCAAGTCGGCGGAGGTTCGCCGGCGGCGGCTAAGTCGCTTACGACGATGGCAAAACGGAGGGCGTCATCAAGGCAGCTGAACGGTTCTCGTGGTGGCCATCATGGCGACGTGGATCCGTACTCTGGTGGTGGTGGTTCTGGCGGATGCTCGAGGTCAGCGTTCCCGGCGGAGCCCCAGAAGCCGGTCAAGAAGCCCAAGAAGAGCCACGAGGGGGCGGCGGCAGCGAAAGGAAAGGAGGAGGTGCCGACCGGCGCTAGGACGAAGCCGCCGTTCACTGCGAAGGCGCGAGTGCCGCGGTATAAGCTCCTCGCAGAGGTGATCAGATGAAATAATGAAAATAAATAAAACGGCGATGAATATCACTTGCAAGCCATTATTACTATTAGCTTGTGGAGAAAAGGTTTTAGGTCACTACTGGATAATCCGATGATCGCCGCCGGAGCATCTGGTGGATTGAAGATAAACAAAAAAGAGTGCAAGGGACAAAGAGATTGAACAACAATCCGCGGGGGCGGCGCAACGCCAATAATCGCCAACCTAGCTAGCCCCAGAATCGGACTGAGAACCGCGCTCGCGTCAGGCAGCTTTGCGTGGACCCGATCTAAGAGATCGTGTATATGATCAAGAGTTGCTCAAAATAGTCTAAGACATGCATGCTTAGCCTCCCGGCCGTATCTTCTTTCACTATACCACAACCTAGCTATAACAACTTACTTACAGTCGGTATAAACCGTTATAGCAACGTACTATCAGTCGCTATAGAGTTATACCGACTAACACTTTCTGACGCTGTAAGTGGCGTCGGCATAAACGTATAGCGACAGACATGTTTATACCGACGGACGGTTAGACGTTAAAAAGATATACCGACTAACATATTTATCCCGACGGACAGTCTGTTAGAACTTATACCGACACACTGTTTGATGCGATATATGTATTTTTACCGACTAACAATCAAACGCTACGGCTATATGAGCTTAAAAAATATATTACTAGCAGTTTCCAATTATCATCAACATCAGATAACAATTATACTACATTCATACATAGCAATTGTACTGCATTCATACATAGCTCATGTTTTCATTCATGACAATAACAATTGTACTGCATTCACATAAAGTTCACAAGTTTGCTTTTGTTGTAATAAAGATTAAAATAAGCAGCAACAACACTaagtttggcttgtgaaagcttaGAGATACTAGCTAGTACAACCACatgttggtttcacaattttaagtTCACTTGCAAATTTCTCTTTTGGAGAAAATACAAAACAAAATATCTAGCTGCATCCATCCAAAAGAACTTTTGATCTTTCTTGTTGTAGCATCCATAGGCACCACCGCGATCTGCTTGCTATTGTCATCATGGAGTAAACAAGTGACTTACTACCTCTAGGACCTCCCTCCTGACAAAATTAAAACCCAAATCATTAGTAGACTACTTAGAAATCCATTACAAAATAAACTATAGAATAGATACCACCATTGCTCCATGATTAAGCTAAATATACAATAGTTGAACGCAACAGAACTGCATGATCACAACACCGTGCTGCTGCTTATTGAGCTGCATGAATTTTAGAGAGCAACTACTCAAGTGTCCTTGCTAGGGTCCGTGCTATGTTGATCAAACAAGTGTCCTTGCTGCTACTCAAGGACACCTTGCTGCTACTCAAAATACACTACAACATTTTAGGCCTTCAGTGACATTATGATTACGTCACTAACTAGTGTTTATTTGTCATAGGTAGTATTTTGGTGACGCCATTAATTGTGACGAAATGGCCATTGTCACAGAAGGTGCGTGTTAAATAGACAACAATGACTTTTTATTGCTTTATAAATTGAGACATAGCAATATTTGCATACTGAAAACACATGTAAACAAAGTAGTTCAGAAAAAACTTACATCTCTAACCCAAGACATTTGTACCATATAATTTGAGCAGTTCACGTGCAAATAAAAAATGATGGTCAAACAAAAAGGGTCAAAACAAGTGTTTGGGAATTCATAGTTATGCATAGCTGGCCAATTTTACCTTTATAGCTTCTACTGCTCGTGCCATACTCATAGAATCGCCATATGAATAGGAAGTAAGGAAGACACTAAAGGCAGGTGCCATAGCACAACTGGTCTGCAATAATAAAATGTTGTAGGGAGAACATACTATGACACCAATAGCGAAAAACACAGGATGTTGGATGAGTAATTTATTTGAGTAGAACATACTTGCATCCTCAGCAAAACGAAGGGCATTCTCTTGCTTGACTAGTAGACCAAACAAGAAATCTATACCCATCATATTTGATGAACGTGATTAAATACAAACCTAAACATGCAATATGGACAAGTACAACATTAGATTATTGCAGAGATTTGCGCAAAGTCTTGAGAATGAAAATGGCTGTTTCCAGCACAATTAGGTTTTTTCGAAGCACGAACACGCCTGCATTGTCCCCTCTGTTGTGCTTCTCTTATAGAAGCTTCAGCTTTTCTACTTACCTTGGGCTAGGTAGCTGATTGTGTGCACGTGATGAGCTGCAGTTTTCTCAGACATCCTTGAAAAGAAGTTAGAATCTTGGTATCCTCTCAGGAGGAAGGGGGCAAGACACTATCAGTTTGCCTTTCATCGCACCTCTGAATATTGCCTGTCATCAGGAACTCGTGGGATCAGATAAATTATTTTTTGTAAATATTATCTTCATAAACATTTCCTTCTGTCCAAATGTTTACAGATAGTGAGAATAAGATAACCCAATATCAAAATGTAACAGGTGGGGTACACAATGGATACAAATAAATAAACTAGTATAGAACCATGAATAACTAGCATAGATGTCACAAGTTAGGCTAATAAATTTTGCTAGTCATAGAGGCAATTTGGCTATATGGAAAGATTAGACTTAAGATCAGCGAAACAACTCGGGGAACAGAGTTACTATAAAAAACAGGATATTCCAACGTTCAAGATTCAAAGTCATGGCACAGATGAACAGGACACACAGGACCAAGTCATTACCTGTCATTCCTTTCACACAAAAGGAAAGCCCACATCCTTGTGTGCATTTTTATTAATTCTATCACATGACAAGATTCTTAGTGAAAAAAGCAAATTGCCTCTAATTTTTTAAACAAACAAGAATGTTCTGAGTGGTAAAAGATCAAGTAACCATAGAACTGATTAATGAAACAACTAAAATTATCCGAATATCTGCATTTTTCTAGTTTCTGTTTTCTGCATTTTTGGTTGATAAAAATACAAAACATGTACATATATGGTTATATAGAGTGTCCAGTTCTTTTTCTCTAGATTGTAGAAAATTTACAAATAAATCAATGGCCTTGTTAGATGTTAACTGAAGAGGGAAATATAAATTGCAATCCAGAGAAAGCAGTCATGGTTTGCTCACCTCAACTACATCGATAAAGTCTTGTTTGCTGCTAAAAAAACCTATCCATTTTGTGTGGTCAGGTGTCCTGCATATTTACATTATAATAAACATTTTATATTACTGTTGCAGGTAAAACTATGATACATATAGCGAGCAAAAAAACTAAAAATTATCCATGCTGTTGCATATCACCTCAGTATCTACTTTAGATTTCATAATAATAGATAATAGAAGTAACGATATAAATTTAATCTCACGAATTTATGCAAAATAAGAATAACAGAGATTCAAAACAATTTACTTTTGCAGTTTTTAATTACACATAATTATTTACACATCAGGTAGATGTCTCTGGCTCTCTGCTAGTTGCTAAATGAATACATCATATACAAACATTTGCAATAATTCAATAGTCAATATTCTAAGTTCATCAGGGTTCAGGACATTATTAGGTCGTCATTTCA is a genomic window of Zea mays cultivar B73 chromosome 5, Zm-B73-REFERENCE-NAM-5.0, whole genome shotgun sequence containing:
- the LOC100275081 gene encoding uncharacterized protein LOC100275081, whose product is MVSPGSNDDDDDDGRASAAAAVCCMCGDQGLPGELFQCALCLRRLQHRYCSAEYPRTAAYSVCNWCLTTTDKQVGGGSPAAAKSLTTMAKRRASSRQLNGSRGGHHGDVDPYSGGGGSGGCSRSAFPAEPQKPVKKPKKSHEGAAAAKGKEEVPTGARTKPPFTAKARVPRYKLLAEVIR
- the LOC103627320 gene encoding uncharacterized protein, whose translation is MASSLGSDDSAGSAAAVCCMCGDHGLPLELYRCDLCRIRTQHRYCSDLYPAAAAAGPYRSCNWCLRQGGADVGGGCHSPSPVNKVSAAAGTGTRRRISINGSRGDGESATAMDAPAGQRSRRTPGSRSRSLKRAVKKERCSGRSRCSRRCLRKRGGWCSLPSRGSR